The Salvelinus alpinus chromosome 22, SLU_Salpinus.1, whole genome shotgun sequence DNA window TTGTATAGCTATGCCTAGCGCTTGGTCAATTATCACAATGGCATTGCAGTGGTTAGACCGGATAGAAGTAGCCTAGTACCAGCCAAAATGTTTAGGAtaaatattgaatcaatttgttATAATTCTGCATATTCATCTGTTAATTGGTTCAGTGATGTAGGACTCAGGTGAATATTTATCACGAAGCACTTGAAAATATCTTATACCATTACCTGATACTTGCTGTACTTTGGTCCCTGCAGTTGTAACAACTGAACTTTGCCTGTCAGGATTGTTGAAATGTGTTACTTTTAGTGTTCTGTCACTGTGACCTCGTATGGTAATGTACATTTAGGGTTCTGTCACTGTGACCTCGTATGGTAATGTACACTTAGGGTTCTGTCACTGTGTGACCTCGTATGATAATGTACATTTAGGATTCTGTCACTGTGTGACCTCGTATGGTAATGTACATTTAGGGTTCTGTCACTGTGACCTCGTATGGTAATGTACATTTAGGGTTCTGTCACTGTGACCTCGTATGGTAATGTACATTTAGGGTTCTGTCACTGTGTGACCTCGTATGGTAATGTACATTTAGGGTTCTGTCACTGTGACCTCGTATGGTAATGTACATTTAGGGTTCTGTCACTGTGACCTCGTATGGTAATGTACATTTAGGGTTCTGTCACTGTGTGACCTCGTATAGTAATGTACATTTAGGGTTCTGTCACTGTGACCTCGTATGGTAATGTACATTTAGGGTTCTGTCACTGTGTGACCTCGTATGGTAATGTACGTTTAGGGTTCTGTCACTGTGACCTCGTATGGCTCGCCTCTCTAACCGACCCCTCCGTTTGCTGGCTCGCCTCTCTAACCCACCCCTCCGTTTGCTGGCTCGCCTCTCTAACCCACCCCTCCGTTTGCTGGCTCGCCTCTCTAACCCACCCCTCCGTTTGCTGGCTCGCCTCTCTAACCCACCCCTCCGTTTGCTGGCTCGCCTCTCTAACCCACCCCTCCGTTTGCTGGCTCGCCTCTCTAACCCACCCCTCCGTTTGCTGGCTCGCCTCTCTAACCCACCCCTCCGTTTGCTGGCTCGCCTCTCTAACCCACCCCTCCGTTTGCTGGCTCGCCTCTCTAACCCACCCCTCCGTTTGCTGGCTCACCTCTCTAACCGACCCCTCCGTTTGCTGGCTCACCTCTCATTTGCAGATTGTACACCTGAAGAAGTTCCGGTTTGTGAACGGCCGCTGGATCAAGTCTCAGAAGATGGTCCAGTTTCCCAGAGAGAGGTTTGACCCTAGTGTTTACCTGGCTCCCCGGGAGGCGGGGCTTAACGGGCTACACGGTCTGCAGAGCCGCAGCGAGGGGGAGGAGCTGCTGAGGATAGGAGGAGGAGAAACGGTCTCCTCCATCTCCGCCCCTACTGGGTTCCTCAACATCCTCAAAGGTCTGTCATCCTGTCTacgtctcaaatagcaccctattccctttctagtgcatagtccctatggaccctggtcaaatgtagtgcactatatagggaatagggtgccatttgaaattTCTAATTTCTGGTTATGTTTCACTCCTGTTTCAATGGAATCTTGCTGCTTTTTGGTCATTCATGTTGACTGTTGATTCCCTATCCCTGATTAGCTTCCAAGTCATCTGCAGTAGTTTCCTATAGTTAAACAAACCAGTCCTTCAGAGAGAGGTAATGAAACCAGAGAAAGCATGTATTTCTTTCTATTCATTAGTGTACAACACAATACACCGCATGGCCCATATACCCAGGAAGGATTCAGTCGAGCTGTTTTACtgagcccctctctctcttcatctgtctcCACAGCCTCTCCAGCGTCAGGCAGGAAGTCAGCCCCTCCCTCCTTCATCAGCCGTACCAGCAGCCCCTGCAGCAGCCCCAAGTCAGGAGGAGGCGGTCCAGGGGGCACGGACCCGCCTCAGGATCCCCCAGCTGGCCAGCCGACACCGCCTCTCCAACAGCAAGTAGAACCTGGAGGGTAGTACCAGGGAGAGGGGCAGCAgcggccctgacacagagcccagGGAGGGAGCACCGCAGGCGGACACGGAGGGTGGGCTCTTGGGGGTGATGAGTGGAGGTTTTGGAGAGGTGGGGGTGGGGAGCGGGCCAGAGATGTCCACCACAGATGCGTCCAGCAGCCTCAGTAATGTCACCGTGATGAACGGGGACAGTGGTGGCCGTAGCAACGAGGTACTAAGCACGGAGGCCAGCACGGAGGCCAGCACGGAGGCCAGCACGGAGGCCAGTACGGAGCCCAGCATGGACCTAGAGACCACTGCAACAGCCCAGCTGCACCAAAGAGACTACAGCCTGGAGAGCATCTACAATTTATATGCTATTTCAGTGAGTGCTTCCAAAACTGCTTGGAGGTTCAGCCTCCTAAACTAAACCTCAGGAAGATTGATTTAGTTTAATatgtatcaaatcaaaatcacatcacattgtattggtcacatacacatgggttagcagatgttattgcaagtgtagcgaaatgcttgtgcttctagttccgacagtgcagaaaTAACCAACgaataatctaacaattccacaacaactacctaatacacacaaatctaagtaaaggaataagaatatataaatatatggatgagcaatgaccgagcggcatatgCGAGACGCAATAGATATATAGGTATAAAGGTATAAAATATGTGTAATgacagatatgtaaacattattaaagtggcattattgaagtgactagtgatccatttattaaagtggccaatgatttcaagtctgtatgtaggcagcaacttctctgagttagtgatggctgtttaacaatctgatggccttgagatagaagctgtttttcagtctctcggtcccagctttgatgcacctgtactgacctcgccttctggatgacagcAGGGtggacaggcagtggctcgggtggttgttgtccttgatgatctttttggccttcctgtgacatcgggtggtgtaggtgtcctggagggcaggtagtttgcccctggtgatgcgttgtgcagacctcactactctCTGGAGAGCattacggttgtgggtggtgcagttgccgtacctggCGTTgtaacagcccgacaggatgctccaattgtgcatctgtaaaagtttgtgagggttttaggtgacaagccaaatttcttcagcctcctgaggttgaagaggcgctgttgcgcattcttcaccatactgtctgtgtgggtgaaccatttcagtttgtcagtgatgtgtacgccaaagAACTTAACTTTAcatcttctccactgctgtcccgtcgatgtggataggggggtgctccctctgctgtttcctgaagtccacgatcatcgtCCACAAAACATCTCTTGTtttttgacgttgagtgagaggttattttcctgacaccacactccgagtgccctcacctcctccctataggctgtctcgtcgttgttgttaATCAAGCCTTCTACTGTTGTCATCTgcgaacttgatgattgagttggaggcgtgcatggccacgcagtcgtgggtgaacagggagtacaggagagggctgagaacgcacccttgtggggccccagtgttgaggatcagtgaagtggagatgttgtttcctacattcaccacctggggtgacccgtcaggaagtccaggacccaattgcacagggcggggttcagacccagggcctcaagcataatgatgagtttggaggttactatggtgttgaatgctgaactatagtcaatgaacagcattcttacataggtattcctcttgtccaggtgggatagggcagtgtgcagagtgatggcgattgcatcatctgtggatctattggggcggtaagacaattgaagtgggtctaggttgtcgtgatatgatccttggctagtctctcaaagcacttcatgatgacagaggtgagtgctacggggcgatagtcttttagttcagttacctttgccttcttgggaacaagaacaatggtggccatcttgaagcatgtgggaacagcagactggaataggtagagattgaatatgtccgtaaacacaccagccagctggtctgcgcatgccatctgggccggcagccctgcgagggttataGTTACTTAGATATAGTTAAATACTTTGGGATTAGAAAGCCTTtgatccaaatggcaccctattccctatatagtgcactacttttgaccggggcccatGTTGTGTTGGTAGAAGGAGACTCTCTGTCTCCACAGTGCCATTCAGGTATCATGGGAGGTAATAGGaggttctctctctttccccacagtGCCATTCAGGTATCATAGGAGGTAATAGgaggttctctctctgtccccacagTGCCATTCAGGTATCATGGGAGGTAATAGGaggttctctctctttccccacagtGCCATTCAGGTATCATAGGAGGTAATAGgaggttctctctctgtccccacagTGCCATTCAGGTATCATGGGAGGAGGACACTATGTGACCTATGCCAAAAACCCCAACAACAAATGGTACTGTTACAACGACAGCAGCTgtaaggtaaacacacacacacacacacacacacacacacaccctcgactaatatcaccccgctcctccgctctctccactggcttccagttgaagctcgcatccgctacaagaccatggtgcttgcctacggagctgtgaggggaacggcacctccgtaccttcaggctctgatcaggccctacacccaaacaagggcactgcgttcatccacctctggcctgctcgcctccctacctctgaggaagtacagttcccgctcagcccagtcaaaactgttcgctgctctggcaccccaatggtggaacaaactccctcacgacgccaggtcagcggagtcaatcaccaccttccggagacacctgaaaccccacctctttaaggaatacctaggataggataaagtaatccttctaacccccccccccttaaaagagttagatgcactattgtaaagtggttgttccactggatatcataaggtgaatgcaccaatttgtaagtcgctctggataagagcgtctgctaaatgacttaaatgtaaatgtaaatgtaatagacgATTAATCTAGCAGACCAGTTAGTAATTGTTTGCCGTGTCCTCCCTAGGAAGTGCACTCAGAGGAGATGGACACGGACTCTGCCTACATCCTGTTCTATGAGCAGAAGGGAGTGGACTTCTCTCAGTTCCTGCCAAAGACTGACGGCAAGAAGATGGCCGACACCACGAGCATGGACGAGGATTTTGAGTCTGACTACAAGAAGTACTGTGTCCTTCAGTGATCAGGATCACACTGTCTTCCACCTACCTACCGCTCGAGCGTCAACTCTATGCCTGGAACTCTGGACAGACGGACTCAGTCAGCCACGTACGGAAAAGGACACGGGGCTTCTTCAGCCAGTCTCAACTGGGCGCCAGGAAGCACAAAATGGTGTCTTTTGGCCGAGTCATCACAAACTGAACCACTTGAATTCCGGACCGGTTGTCATGGATACCGGAAGATATCCCCCTTGTTGTTTTGTCAAGAGAACAACATTGAAGcaccattttttttaaagcactAAGCTGTTGCACATTGAGCCTGAGGAAACCCaccctctcgtgtgtgtgtgtgtgtgtgtgtgtgtgtgtgtgtgtgtgtgtcagcacatAAGCTGACATTACTTCCTTGTTATGCATATTTGTCCCCTGCAGCCAATCAATACATGTCCACACACCTACATAATGTCTGTCTCTATAACTCACTATAGTGAAACGGTAATGCAGAGATTATACTGTATTATTTTATCGATTTAAAAAGGGGTTCTCATTTTCCTTCTTCAGTAACGATactgtcattttttttttaaaacaactCATAATGCTACCTCACTGCATTTCATTGGCCAATTGGAACGGTCCAATATTTCTGACAGTATTTAAACCTCACCCACTTCCTCCTTTtgatgtccacacacacacacactttgaaaaATAATAATCACCCTTTATGAAGAAAGATTCCACAAAATGGAGGGGTTTGACCTTAATTTGGTCCCTTGCCAAGCAACTGCCGAAAACAAAACTGTGCAATTGCTGCTCGATGTACCCACAACATCGAGTGACTTTAGGGGCGTTCATTGTAGTCCTGTTAACTCACAAGCTTGAGTTTAAATCTTGGTTATGTTGTGGACAGGTGCCATAGAGGATGTTTCAAAGATAATATATCAATACATATTTGTATTGGTTTCTCTTTCTCCAAATACTTATTTTATAGAGTTATTTTTATCATTGCAATTTTTTTTGTATGTACATTTTGGTTAATTGAAGGGTTGTTCTCGTCTCTGTTTGTCCACTGTACATCTCGTCTCTGTTTGTCCACTGTACGTCTCGTCTCTGTTTGTCCACTGTACGTCTCGTCTCTGTTTGTCCACTGTACGTCTCGTCTCTGTTTGTCCACTGTACGTCTCGTCTCTGTTTGTCTACTGTACGTCTCGTCTCTGTTTGTCCACTGTACGTCTCGTCTCTGTTTGTCCACTGTACGTCTCGTCTCTGTTTGTCCACTGTACGTCTCGTCTCTGTTTGTCCACTGTACGTCTCGTCTCTGTTTGTCTACTGTACGTCTCGTCTCTGTTTGTCCACTGTACGTCTCGTCTCTGTTTGTCCACTGTACGTCTCGTCTCTGTTTGTCCACTGTACGTCTCGTCTCTGTTTGTCCACTGTACGTCTCGTCTCTGTTTGTCCACTGTACGTCTCGTCTCTGTTTGTCCACTGTACGTCTCGTCTCTGTTTGTCTACTGTACGTCTCGTCTCTGTTTGTCCACTGTACGTCTCGTCTCTGTTTGTCCACTGTACGTCTCGTCTCTGTTTGTCCACTGTACATCTTGTCTCTAGTGTTTGTCTACTGTACGTCTCGTCTCTGTTTGTCCACTGTACATCTTGTCTCTAGTGTTTTTCTACAGTACGTTGTAGGGAGCCACTCTGAGACTGTAAATGAATAGGGCCAcatgacactc harbors:
- the LOC139549579 gene encoding ubiquitin carboxyl-terminal hydrolase 32-like, which produces MSGGFGEVGVGSGPEMSTTDASSSLSNVTVMNGDSGGRSNEVLSTEASTEASTEASTEASTEPSMDLETTATAQLHQRDYSLESIYNLYAISCHSGIMGGGHYVTYAKNPNNKWYCYNDSSCKEVHSEEMDTDSAYILFYEQKGVDFSQFLPKTDGKKMADTTSMDEDFESDYKKYCVLQ